The Miscanthus floridulus cultivar M001 chromosome 17, ASM1932011v1, whole genome shotgun sequence genome has a window encoding:
- the LOC136518413 gene encoding glutathione transferase GST 23-like: MEKSSSENAIPPAAAPLKLFGSWASSYTHRVQLALRLKGLEFDYVEEDLGNKSAELLRHNPVHKKVPVLVHGGRALPESDIILQYLDDAWPETRQLLPADAFDRALARFWCHFADDKLGPAVGAVFASTGEDQGAAVRQVHDNLALLEAELRDGAFRGRRFFGGDEVGLLDIVLGCGSYWLAVFEDVTGVRLVDADAFPRFHAWLRDFEALDEVRETIPAVDRLLEYARGLRHMLLGLAGAAAAPSSDAGPTAAAAPAAAAADIAVDI; the protein is encoded by the exons ATGGAGAAGTCGTCGTCCGAGAATGCCatcccgccggcggcggcgccgctgaAGCTGTTCGGGTCGTGGGCGAGCTCGTACACGCACCGCGTGCAGCTGGCGCTGCGCCTCAAGGGCCTGGAGTTCGACTACGTGGAGGAGGACCTGGGGAACAAGAGCGCCGAGCTGCTGCGCCACAACCCCGTGCACAAGAAGGTGCCCGTGCTCGTCCACGGCGGCCGCGCGCTCCCGGAGTCCGACATTATCCTCCAGTACCTCGACGACGCCTGGCCGGAGACCCGCCAGCTCCTCCCCGCCGACGCCTTCGACCGTGCGCTCGCGCGGTTCTGGTGCCACTTCGCCGACGACAAG CTCGGGCCGGCGGTGGGCGCGGTGTTCGCGTCGACGGGGGAGGACCAGGGGGCGGCGGTGCGGCAGGTGCACGACAACCTGGCCCTGCTCGAGGCCGAGCTCCGCGACGGCGCGTTCAGGGGCCGCCGCTTCTTCGGCGGCGACGAGGTGGGCCTCCTGGACATCGTCCTGGGCTGCGGCTCCTACTGGCTCGCCGTGTTTGAGGACGTCACCGGGGTGCGCCTCGTGGACGCCGACGCCTTCCCGCGCTTCCACGCCTGGCTGCGCGACTTCGAGGCCCTGGACGAGGTCCGCGAGACCATCCCCGCCGTCGACCGCCTCCTCGAGTACGCGCGCGGCCTCCGCCACATGCTGCTCGGCCTCGCCGGCGCCGCGGCCGCACCCTCCTCCGACGCCGGCCCgactgccgccgccgcgccggcggcggccgcggctgaCATCGCCGTCGACATTTGA
- the LOC136515688 gene encoding leucine-rich repeat extensin-like protein 5 — protein sequence MVAPLLPLPPTTAARLDHGGERGPSRSAARVGARIRPHLLPRGGSGPDPVPGGESAPQLPTSSPAADPAPTSSTTADPAPCSSPTADPTSSSPEPRLPPSPVLSLCYALSTPLLHLHRATSSSLSLYFPFSLSTSRSPPPTALLPRSPSALLLPVAA from the coding sequence ATGGTGgcgcccctcctccctctccctccaaccacggcggcgcggctcgaCCATGGCGGCGAGCGCGGCCCGTCTCGCTCGGCGGCGCGCGTGGGGGCGCGGATCCgcccccacctcctcccccgcGGCGGATCTGGCCCCGACCCTGTCCCCGGTGGCGAATCCGCCCCCCAGCTCCCCACCTCGTCCCCGGCAGCAGATCCGGCCCCCACCTCATCCACGACGGCGGATCCGGCCCCCTGCTCGTCCCCGACGGCGGATCCGACATCCTCCTCCCCGGAGCCGAGGCTGCCGCCGTCGCCCGTGCTCTCCCTCTGCTATGCCCTCTCCACTCCTCTGCTCCACCTCCACAGAGCGACATcgagctccctctctctctacttccccttctccctctctacTTCGCGCTCACCGCCGCCCACCGCTCTACTCCCCCGTTCTCCCTCAGCTCTACTCCTCCCCGTGGCCGCTTGA